In Apilactobacillus bombintestini, one genomic interval encodes:
- the rsmG gene encoding 16S rRNA (guanine(527)-N(7))-methyltransferase RsmG: MNPEEFRHQLLQHNIEVTDAQMQQFATYYEFLVETNEHVNLTTIVDRDEVYLKHFYDSITPAFYDESLRNDELTLCDVGAGAGFPSIPLKILFPNLKVTIVDSLNKRINFLRELVEKLGLEGVQLHHARAEEFGGKKSAYRESFDVATARAVARMSVLAEFCLPMVKIGGKMIALKASQAENEIADATDAIRTLGGKIISDDEFNLPVSHDPRHIVILDKVKKTPKAYPRKAGTPNKKPIGSKDK, translated from the coding sequence ATGAATCCAGAAGAATTTAGACATCAATTACTTCAACATAATATCGAAGTAACCGATGCACAAATGCAACAATTCGCTACTTATTATGAATTTTTAGTAGAGACTAACGAACATGTTAATTTAACCACGATTGTGGATCGTGATGAAGTATATTTGAAGCATTTCTATGATTCCATTACACCTGCATTTTATGATGAAAGTTTACGTAATGATGAACTTACTTTATGTGATGTAGGTGCCGGAGCTGGTTTTCCTTCCATTCCTTTAAAGATTTTATTTCCTAATTTAAAAGTTACTATTGTAGATTCTTTAAACAAACGAATTAATTTCTTAAGAGAATTAGTGGAAAAGCTAGGCTTAGAAGGGGTGCAATTACATCACGCCCGCGCGGAAGAATTTGGTGGTAAGAAATCTGCATATCGTGAAAGCTTTGACGTAGCTACTGCGCGTGCCGTAGCTCGTATGAGTGTTTTAGCTGAATTTTGTCTACCTATGGTAAAAATTGGTGGCAAGATGATTGCACTTAAAGCTTCACAAGCCGAAAACGAAATTGCGGATGCTACTGATGCTATTCGTACTTTAGGCGGTAAAATTATTTCTGATGACGAATTTAATTTACCAGTCTCTCATGATCCTCGTCACATAGTGATTTTGGATAAAGTTAAGAAGACACCTAAAGCTTATCCTCGTAAAGCAGGAACACCAAACAAGAAACCTATTGGTTCCAAAGATAAGTAA
- a CDS encoding NCS2 family permease: protein MNTQHKITSKKETASLSLLDVLSDKNILKTEILGGITGFFAISYILVVNPLILKDAGMSVNLTVFATILSSVIGCFIMGFYANSPVVITPGMGVNAFFTYTMVVNMGLTWQQALAVSLVSTFAFMIIAFSRFTDVLEKGIPSSLKSAITAGIGLFLVEIGLQKADLIQQGQSSLLTLGSFKNPSLLLALFGLILTLVLYIKKIKASFFIGIIVTSIVGIIFHVHDSKVPTTSLMDISKYHHLLFRFDFGHIVSIPFVLAAFSMTMILVFESMGLNAGILPDMAKFKKTFRSVSMSGVISSILGTSPTVSAAESVAGFQLGARTGVMSITAGILFLLSTFFIGFLKYVPQAAIAPVIIITGAIMFANIKDIDMNNFAEWFPAFLIVVLIPLTGSISVGLAFGFVAYPIVKICNGEVKSISLINYVLSVLFLIDLILTAFI from the coding sequence ATGAACACACAACATAAAATCACGTCGAAAAAAGAGACAGCATCGCTGTCTCTTTTAGACGTTTTATCAGATAAAAATATATTAAAAACTGAAATTTTAGGTGGAATTACCGGCTTCTTTGCGATTTCTTATATCTTAGTGGTTAATCCATTGATATTAAAAGACGCGGGGATGAGTGTTAACTTAACGGTATTTGCCACGATTTTAAGTTCCGTAATTGGTTGCTTTATTATGGGATTTTACGCTAATTCGCCGGTGGTAATTACGCCGGGGATGGGTGTGAATGCTTTCTTTACGTATACTATGGTCGTCAATATGGGACTAACTTGGCAACAGGCTTTAGCTGTTTCGTTAGTATCCACGTTCGCCTTTATGATAATCGCATTTAGTCGCTTTACGGATGTCTTAGAAAAGGGGATTCCATCGTCTTTGAAATCAGCTATTACGGCTGGTATTGGGTTATTCTTAGTTGAAATTGGTTTACAAAAAGCTGACCTAATTCAACAAGGACAATCTTCTTTATTAACGTTGGGATCCTTTAAGAATCCATCATTATTATTAGCGTTATTTGGCTTAATATTGACGTTAGTTTTATATATTAAAAAGATCAAAGCTAGTTTCTTTATCGGTATCATCGTAACTTCTATCGTGGGAATTATTTTTCACGTACATGATAGTAAGGTGCCTACCACTAGCTTAATGGACATTAGTAAATATCATCACTTATTATTTAGATTTGATTTTGGACATATTGTCTCTATTCCATTTGTACTAGCTGCCTTTTCTATGACCATGATTTTAGTCTTTGAGTCTATGGGATTGAATGCCGGAATCTTGCCGGATATGGCAAAGTTTAAAAAGACTTTCCGCTCAGTTTCTATGTCAGGAGTAATTTCTAGTATTTTAGGAACTAGTCCTACAGTTTCTGCAGCAGAAAGTGTTGCCGGTTTTCAATTAGGAGCTCGTACCGGAGTAATGTCGATTACAGCAGGAATTTTATTCTTGTTATCAACATTTTTCATTGGCTTTTTAAAATATGTTCCACAAGCAGCGATTGCACCGGTAATTATTATTACTGGAGCGATTATGTTCGCTAATATTAAAGATATTGATATGAATAATTTTGCAGAATGGTTCCCCGCATTTTTAATTGTGGTATTAATTCCACTTACGGGAAGCATTTCTGTAGGATTAGCCTTTGGCTTTGTGGCATATCCAATCGTTAAGATATGTAACGGCGAAGTTAAAAGCATCAGTTTAATAAATTATGTCTTAAGTGTGTTGTTCTTAATAGATTTAATTCTTACGGCATTTATTTAA
- a CDS encoding NupC/NupG family nucleoside CNT transporter, with product MYLLINILGIIVFLGIAFIFSKSKKEIKWRSVLTVLVLNLLIAFCLTKFSWGRAGVEAAANGFAGLVQVAYDGIGFALPSWVHLKQMDFVTSALLPILLIVPVFDILTYIGVLPWIIKWVGKGLAYITGQPKFESFFAVEMMFLGNTEALAVSSLQLKQLSAARNTVIAMMSMSCVTASILGAYTQMVPGQYVLTAVPLNILNAVIVTSMLMPTNVKPEDDTIAKLGSSSETAEAAISEKPGNNTKPKREPFFSFLGDSIVGAGKLVLIITANVIAFVALAALIDKILGAINPNLSLEHILGVIMFPFAWLMGSDVHTAFVFAQNMGTKLVTNEFVVMGKISPHINSYAPHYRAQLTVFLTSFANLSTVGMIIGAFKGMVNREVNDAISKSVGYMVLSGILVSLLSAGIIGLFVW from the coding sequence ATGTATTTGTTAATTAATATTTTAGGAATTATTGTATTTTTAGGAATTGCTTTTATTTTCTCCAAAAGCAAAAAAGAAATTAAATGGCGTTCTGTACTTACTGTTTTAGTTTTAAACTTGCTAATCGCATTTTGTTTAACTAAATTCTCATGGGGACGTGCTGGAGTAGAAGCTGCTGCTAACGGTTTTGCCGGATTAGTACAAGTAGCTTATGACGGAATCGGTTTTGCTTTACCTAGTTGGGTACATTTAAAGCAAATGGATTTTGTTACTTCAGCATTGCTTCCTATTTTACTAATTGTTCCGGTATTTGATATTTTGACTTATATCGGAGTCCTACCTTGGATTATTAAATGGGTAGGTAAAGGTTTGGCATACATAACTGGTCAACCTAAGTTTGAATCATTCTTCGCTGTGGAAATGATGTTTTTAGGTAACACTGAAGCTCTTGCAGTTTCATCATTACAATTAAAACAACTATCTGCTGCTAGAAACACTGTAATCGCAATGATGTCTATGTCTTGTGTTACTGCTTCTATCTTAGGGGCATATACACAAATGGTACCGGGTCAATATGTTTTGACTGCCGTACCACTAAATATTTTAAACGCCGTTATCGTTACTAGCATGTTAATGCCTACTAACGTTAAACCCGAAGACGATACCATTGCTAAGTTAGGTAGTTCTTCTGAAACTGCCGAAGCTGCAATAAGCGAAAAACCAGGAAACAATACAAAACCAAAGAGAGAACCATTCTTCTCATTTCTTGGTGATTCAATTGTAGGTGCCGGTAAATTAGTCTTAATCATTACTGCTAACGTTATTGCTTTCGTAGCTTTAGCCGCATTAATTGATAAGATCTTAGGTGCAATTAATCCTAATTTATCTCTAGAACACATTTTAGGTGTCATCATGTTCCCATTCGCATGGTTAATGGGTTCTGATGTACACACTGCATTCGTTTTTGCCCAAAACATGGGTACTAAATTAGTAACCAATGAATTTGTGGTTATGGGTAAGATTTCTCCACACATTAATTCATATGCTCCTCACTACCGTGCTCAATTAACGGTCTTTCTAACCTCATTTGCTAACCTTTCTACGGTTGGAATGATCATCGGGGCATTCAAAGGTATGGTTAACCGTGAAGTTAACGATGCTATTTCTAAGAGTGTTGGTTACATGGTCCTATCCGGTATTCTAGTTTCTTTATTATCCGCTGGAATTATTGGACTATTTGTATGGTAA
- a CDS encoding phosphopentomutase, with the protein MANKRMIILDLASLGMGEAPDANRFFSIGADTLGHIASKDLNVANLKSLGLGNIRWDNEIDTIAQEVAPRGFYGKMVNVISQNDASAGFREMFDYTTSLRTISVMDLMAEQKFNVAIISSFANYLEKQDEIHSVQVPNDSKAFVELSGQMDIQDSGLIYCQLPELKQFAHHKDVDGYTQQLSHVDKLLGKLMDNLREDDILIVTSSYASDPSYQRDVTREYLPIMVYNPQNTAGKSLGIKRSAGVIANVIAAYFDLDNHHEAKPNVIKEIL; encoded by the coding sequence ATGGCGAATAAAAGGATGATCATTTTGGATTTAGCTTCACTTGGAATGGGTGAAGCACCTGATGCTAATCGCTTTTTCTCTATTGGTGCCGATACTTTAGGTCATATTGCTTCCAAGGACCTTAATGTCGCTAATTTAAAGTCCTTGGGTCTAGGTAATATCCGTTGGGACAATGAAATTGACACTATTGCACAAGAAGTAGCCCCTCGTGGCTTCTATGGCAAGATGGTTAATGTTATTTCCCAAAATGACGCTAGTGCTGGTTTTCGTGAAATGTTTGATTACACTACCAGTCTCCGCACAATTTCCGTAATGGACTTAATGGCGGAACAAAAATTTAATGTTGCAATTATTTCAAGCTTTGCTAATTATTTGGAAAAACAAGACGAAATTCATTCCGTCCAAGTTCCTAATGATAGCAAAGCTTTTGTTGAATTAAGCGGTCAAATGGATATACAAGATAGTGGCTTAATCTATTGTCAATTACCAGAGTTAAAACAATTTGCACATCATAAGGATGTTGATGGATATACACAACAATTAAGCCACGTGGATAAGTTATTAGGTAAATTAATGGATAACTTACGTGAAGACGACATTTTAATCGTTACTTCATCTTATGCCAGTGATCCTAGTTACCAACGAGATGTTACTCGCGAGTATCTACCTATCATGGTTTACAATCCACAAAATACGGCAGGTAAATCCTTAGGTATTAAACGTTCAGCAGGCGTTATCGCAAACGTCATTGCAGCATACTTTGATCTGGATAACCACCACGAAGCTAAACCTAATGTCATCAAAGAAATCCTATAA
- a CDS encoding SGNH/GDSL hydrolase family protein: MHNSKLNIAAIGDSVTRGYDGFQNLRHNYPYYLSKLVPTASIDNYGINGATIMQDLEKEIVRCNAHKYDICIVMIGTNDYGHLREELINIQEKLRFILSKLMNGQSHAQIYGVLPLPRYDNLQNADNVIRGADYTFSELLDGLAYVYKQLNIPFIDWRNYHPDFINDHNFKIKYNDQHVHPNADTYQQLAQYIFAFINQQ; the protein is encoded by the coding sequence ATGCATAATTCTAAATTAAACATTGCTGCCATTGGTGATTCCGTAACACGAGGCTATGATGGTTTCCAAAATTTACGCCATAATTATCCATATTATTTATCTAAACTAGTTCCTACAGCTAGCATAGATAATTACGGAATTAATGGCGCTACCATTATGCAAGACTTAGAAAAAGAAATAGTCAGGTGTAATGCTCACAAATATGATATTTGCATTGTCATGATAGGAACCAATGACTATGGCCATTTGAGGGAAGAATTGATTAACATTCAGGAAAAATTAAGATTCATTTTATCAAAGCTAATGAATGGTCAAAGTCATGCTCAAATCTATGGTGTACTACCATTACCTCGCTATGATAATTTACAAAATGCCGATAACGTAATCAGAGGAGCTGACTACACATTCAGTGAATTATTAGACGGTTTGGCTTATGTTTATAAGCAACTAAACATCCCATTTATCGACTGGCGTAATTATCATCCCGACTTCATCAATGATCACAATTTTAAAATTAAATATAATGATCAACATGTCCATCCTAATGCAGATACTTATCAACAACTGGCTCAATATATTTTTGCTTTTATAAATCAACAGTAA
- a CDS encoding LysR family transcriptional regulator, with the protein MISFSYQAFVTVVSEASFHHAAQKLGVTPSAISHSMDKLEKQLGFSLLIRDRSGVKLTEDGKEVLPIIQDILNNEERLQQEANNIKGLTSGTIRLGAFSSVCINWLPSIINKFHNQFPNVNVEVTQSDFNDITLQSRQGKIDLGFTCQPINERLVKVLLMKDRIYCITPKDFVPKNGKTITKSDIVDKHFILQKSDYDGDTKEVLDQYNVAPNSIQFSIDDQSIIAMVEAGLGMGILPKLAFQRIGGDVSFYPFDDDFYRSIFMVMNSVQMKTPAVQKMVSCIRELIEEEYPNGILN; encoded by the coding sequence ATGATTTCTTTTTCTTACCAAGCCTTTGTTACGGTCGTAAGTGAAGCTAGCTTTCACCACGCCGCACAAAAACTAGGTGTAACCCCTTCTGCTATCTCACATTCTATGGATAAATTAGAAAAGCAACTGGGCTTTTCTTTATTAATCCGGGATCGTTCGGGAGTGAAATTAACTGAAGATGGTAAAGAAGTTTTACCTATCATTCAAGACATTCTAAATAATGAAGAAAGACTACAACAAGAAGCCAATAACATTAAAGGACTTACTTCAGGTACTATCCGTTTAGGTGCCTTTAGTAGTGTATGTATCAATTGGCTACCTTCAATTATTAACAAATTTCATAATCAATTTCCTAACGTAAATGTGGAAGTTACCCAAAGTGATTTTAACGATATTACTTTGCAATCCCGCCAAGGAAAAATTGACTTAGGATTCACCTGCCAACCTATCAATGAACGTTTGGTAAAGGTGTTATTAATGAAAGATCGTATCTACTGTATTACTCCCAAAGATTTCGTACCTAAAAACGGGAAAACTATCACTAAAAGCGATATTGTAGATAAACATTTCATCCTACAAAAATCCGATTATGATGGTGATACTAAGGAAGTGCTCGACCAATATAACGTAGCACCTAATTCCATTCAATTTAGTATCGATGATCAATCCATTATCGCCATGGTGGAAGCAGGTTTAGGTATGGGTATTTTACCTAAACTAGCCTTCCAACGTATCGGCGGCGATGTGTCATTTTATCCCTTTGACGATGACTTCTATCGTTCCATTTTTATGGTAATGAATTCCGTGCAAATGAAGACACCGGCCGTACAAAAGATGGTTTCTTGTATTCGTGAATTAATCGAAGAAGAATACCCCAACGGCATTTTAAATTAA
- a CDS encoding GNAT family N-acetyltransferase codes for MKWKVKTFNELTRDELYAIYKARVQTFVVEQNRPYQEVDDVDPRALHIWAEEDGQLLAYARVFHGEDHTSFGRVLTTPAARGKGLGKKLIDKVLEEIDEHFNHPVVQIDSQEDKEGFYAKFGFKSVGDVYTFHHTPHIKMILSK; via the coding sequence ATGAAATGGAAAGTTAAAACTTTTAATGAATTAACGCGCGATGAATTATACGCTATTTATAAGGCGCGTGTGCAAACCTTCGTGGTAGAACAAAACCGTCCTTATCAAGAAGTTGATGACGTTGATCCAAGAGCTCTACATATTTGGGCAGAAGAAGATGGTCAATTATTAGCATACGCTCGTGTATTTCACGGTGAAGACCATACTTCATTTGGCCGTGTATTAACTACCCCCGCCGCTCGTGGTAAAGGTCTAGGTAAAAAATTAATCGATAAAGTACTAGAAGAAATCGATGAACATTTCAATCACCCCGTAGTCCAAATCGACTCACAAGAAGACAAAGAAGGTTTTTATGCTAAATTCGGCTTTAAATCCGTCGGTGATGTATATACCTTCCACCACACTCCACATATTAAAATGATTTTATCTAAATAA
- the rlmD gene encoding 23S rRNA (uracil(1939)-C(5))-methyltransferase RlmD: MAYPKRNQRRHFDNVEVQVGQQFKMTIKRMGINGEGIGFYEHKLVFVTGAFTNEKVVAEVTQVRPNFLRAKAVKINRVSDDRVTPRDDYAGTVGGFELESLSYPAQLRFKRDLIQQALEKFQPQGYKHFKIRSTMGMDEPYGYRNKAQFPVREKDGKVIAGLFKEGTHELVDLPTCSVQYPATMKVMRKIVEFIQELNIPVFDESNHSGIIKTVIVRAALNTDDVQVVFVTNTPKFVKKGFMLKKIMMELPEVTSVMQNINPGDSPLIWGDKTVHLAGKATMTEKIKGLSFELSPRAFLQLNSIMLPRLYEVAISALELTGNEKIVDAYSGVGTIGLPLAKHAEEIRGMDIIPEAVEDANQNAIHNKIRNAHYEVGKAEDLLPEWLAEGFKPDAIIVDPPRTGLDDKLIEAILKSAPDKFVYVSCNPSTLAADLVPLTRKYNVDFIQPIDMMPQTPRCEAVVKFTKK, translated from the coding sequence ATGGCATATCCAAAAAGAAATCAACGACGCCATTTCGACAATGTCGAAGTGCAAGTCGGTCAACAATTTAAAATGACCATTAAAAGAATGGGCATTAATGGTGAAGGAATTGGTTTTTATGAACATAAACTAGTTTTTGTCACCGGCGCTTTTACTAACGAAAAAGTGGTAGCTGAAGTAACTCAAGTTCGCCCTAACTTTTTACGTGCCAAAGCAGTTAAGATTAATCGCGTTTCCGATGATCGTGTAACACCACGTGATGACTATGCAGGTACAGTAGGTGGTTTCGAATTAGAATCACTATCCTACCCTGCTCAATTAAGATTCAAACGCGATCTTATCCAACAAGCTTTGGAAAAATTCCAACCACAAGGTTACAAGCATTTCAAGATTCGTTCCACTATGGGAATGGATGAACCTTATGGATATCGTAACAAAGCACAATTCCCCGTTCGTGAAAAAGACGGTAAGGTAATTGCCGGACTATTTAAGGAAGGAACTCACGAATTAGTGGATCTTCCTACTTGTTCTGTACAATACCCTGCCACTATGAAGGTAATGAGAAAAATTGTGGAATTCATCCAAGAATTAAACATTCCGGTTTTCGATGAATCCAATCATTCCGGTATTATTAAAACCGTTATCGTCAGAGCGGCTCTAAATACCGATGATGTACAAGTAGTTTTCGTTACTAACACCCCTAAGTTTGTTAAAAAAGGCTTTATGTTAAAGAAAATCATGATGGAATTACCTGAAGTAACTTCCGTTATGCAAAACATTAACCCGGGTGATTCTCCATTAATCTGGGGAGACAAAACTGTGCATTTAGCTGGTAAAGCTACTATGACAGAAAAAATTAAGGGACTTAGTTTTGAACTATCCCCTCGTGCTTTCCTACAATTAAATTCCATTATGTTACCTCGTTTATACGAAGTAGCTATTTCCGCTCTAGAATTAACTGGAAACGAAAAAATTGTGGATGCTTATTCCGGAGTAGGTACTATCGGACTTCCATTAGCTAAACATGCTGAAGAAATTCGTGGTATGGATATTATTCCAGAAGCCGTAGAAGATGCTAACCAAAACGCTATTCATAATAAGATTCGTAATGCTCACTATGAAGTGGGTAAAGCCGAAGACTTATTACCAGAATGGTTAGCCGAAGGATTCAAACCCGATGCTATTATCGTGGATCCACCTCGTACTGGTCTAGATGACAAATTAATCGAAGCTATTTTAAAGAGTGCTCCTGATAAATTTGTTTATGTATCTTGCAACCCATCTACTTTGGCTGCAGACCTAGTACCATTAACTCGTAAATATAATGTGGACTTCATTCAACCTATTGATATGATGCCACAAACCCCACGTTGTGAAGCTGTGGTTAAATTCACTAAAAAATAA
- a CDS encoding DUF5776 domain-containing protein produces the protein MKLRRYGIVTAAVLAALTLGSGVTSYAANAADGSNAKTANTAKQVPATDGNNAKQASESSNGKNSEPKNVSDNKGSDVKQANNTSNAPQTASKPADKPATTPAKPEVKPGFTVVATHNGFMYSDVNLTSKDGSSYKVGDQLQVLKVYKSGNRLRYAIKSQSGVEEFVSAYFSTPVNDSHNMSVYNALRSRAEVKANFIVRATRAGAEHANGDLSGDVNGLFYKGDLLQVIGVNRVNNKFRYFVQTPRGQYYISAYSTKPVAGQANMVAYRAARKPFLGKKAAKKVAKKRVAKKHVRKVAKKRVVKKHAKKVAKKRVVKKHAKKIAKKRVVKKHVRKVAKKRVAKKHVAKRRAPKYYVGLNGRHEVVAKKALIQHATKSFKDRSGKYKKNNLKRGKRLVFNRVVRAGKTYRLHLTNGKYVTASKAFVRLVK, from the coding sequence ATGAAATTAAGAAGATACGGAATAGTTACAGCTGCCGTTCTAGCAGCTCTAACGTTAGGTTCAGGTGTAACTAGTTATGCGGCAAATGCTGCTGATGGTAGTAATGCTAAGACAGCTAATACTGCTAAACAAGTACCAGCTACTGATGGTAATAATGCCAAACAAGCAAGTGAGTCATCAAATGGTAAAAACTCAGAACCAAAAAATGTTTCAGATAACAAGGGTAGTGATGTTAAACAAGCAAATAATACATCAAATGCTCCTCAAACAGCATCAAAGCCTGCTGATAAGCCAGCAACTACTCCAGCTAAACCAGAAGTAAAACCTGGTTTTACTGTAGTTGCTACTCATAATGGTTTCATGTACAGCGATGTAAACCTAACTAGCAAAGATGGTTCATCTTACAAAGTAGGTGACCAACTACAAGTACTAAAGGTTTACAAGAGCGGTAACCGTCTAAGATATGCTATTAAGAGCCAATCTGGCGTTGAAGAATTCGTATCAGCATACTTCTCAACTCCAGTAAACGACAGTCACAACATGAGCGTTTACAACGCATTACGTAGCCGTGCTGAAGTTAAGGCTAACTTCATTGTTAGAGCTACTCGTGCCGGAGCAGAACATGCTAACGGTGACTTAAGCGGTGACGTTAACGGATTATTCTACAAGGGTGATCTATTACAAGTTATCGGTGTTAACCGTGTAAACAACAAGTTCAGATACTTTGTACAAACTCCAAGAGGTCAATACTACATTTCTGCATACAGCACTAAGCCAGTTGCTGGCCAAGCTAACATGGTTGCATACCGTGCTGCTAGAAAACCTTTCTTAGGTAAGAAAGCTGCTAAGAAGGTAGCTAAGAAACGTGTTGCCAAGAAACATGTAAGAAAAGTAGCTAAGAAGCGTGTGGTTAAGAAACATGCTAAAAAGGTTGCCAAGAAACGTGTGGTTAAGAAGCATGCTAAAAAGATTGCTAAGAAACGTGTGGTTAAGAAGCATGTAAGAAAAGTAGCCAAGAAGCGTGTTGCTAAGAAACATGTAGCAAAGAGAAGAGCACCTAAGTACTACGTAGGTCTAAATGGTAGACATGAAGTAGTTGCTAAGAAAGCTCTTATCCAACATGCTACTAAGAGTTTCAAAGACCGTTCTGGTAAATACAAGAAGAACAATTTAAAACGTGGTAAACGTCTAGTCTTCAACCGTGTAGTACGCGCTGGTAAGACTTACCGTCTACACTTAACTAATGGTAAATACGTTACTGCAAGTAAAGCATTTGTTCGTTTAGTTAAATAA
- a CDS encoding glycosyltransferase: MYFFLNSSFNAKNSGIEHAQLKRAQLFEKFNTDYKLVFRDWNPLLHLYLNAHGIADQHILNVFDYFQEARYVKPKTIHPRDIDFGIAHLTYKKDEQNHRVLVYNQNTLVGRINVFTEEDTKPNIVKSVELFDGFSNLYCVDFYDYRGFKSLSQWYTPDNQVATQTWYTPAGRPAIENFMRLNGQQKLAESGYKTIDAHGTVRPHLNKTSLLTEFLEAINLKYFDTKQANIYVLDRGDFFEEILTDLNSPTYSVLHLHSSQAGDSQKADTSIMNNNYEYSLTDLNRYDAIVASTHKQNADVQARFHHQVDAFTIPVGVLSARELETTRVPMNKRRPHSMVITARVSPEKQIDKIITAMGMAKKQVPDINLNVYGYVDHSNNDAAIKRINAAIKKYDLQDAVTLHDYTLDVPSVQANAQVYPLASVMEGFNLALMEAQSNGDVGITFDTNYGPNELIVDQENGYVVKYDDTEALSKKMVELFTHDDLLQAMSDKAYELSQRYSSKQVWQKWQQLTNRANQVWQDKLKTYRVDITDGLEDMEHAQEEH, translated from the coding sequence ATGTATTTTTTCTTAAATTCCAGCTTTAACGCTAAAAACTCAGGCATCGAACATGCCCAATTAAAACGTGCCCAATTGTTCGAAAAATTTAACACCGATTACAAATTAGTTTTTCGTGATTGGAACCCCCTCTTACATCTTTATTTAAATGCTCACGGTATCGCTGATCAACATATCTTAAATGTGTTTGATTATTTCCAAGAAGCTCGTTATGTAAAACCTAAAACTATTCATCCCCGCGACATCGATTTTGGTATCGCCCACTTAACTTATAAAAAAGATGAGCAAAATCATCGCGTGTTGGTGTATAACCAAAACACTTTAGTCGGCAGAATCAATGTCTTTACCGAAGAAGATACTAAACCCAACATTGTAAAATCTGTGGAATTATTCGACGGTTTCTCAAATTTATATTGTGTAGATTTCTATGACTACCGTGGTTTTAAATCCTTATCACAATGGTATACGCCGGATAATCAAGTTGCTACTCAAACTTGGTACACACCCGCGGGTAGACCTGCTATAGAAAACTTTATGCGCTTAAATGGCCAACAAAAGTTAGCGGAATCGGGTTATAAAACTATCGATGCTCACGGTACAGTTCGCCCTCATCTAAATAAAACCTCGCTACTTACCGAATTTTTAGAAGCTATCAACTTAAAATACTTCGATACTAAACAAGCTAATATCTACGTTTTAGATCGTGGTGATTTCTTCGAAGAAATTCTAACGGATTTAAATTCACCTACTTACAGCGTGTTGCATTTACACAGTTCTCAAGCTGGTGATTCACAAAAAGCGGATACTTCGATTATGAATAACAACTATGAATATTCATTAACCGACTTAAACCGCTATGATGCTATCGTAGCTTCCACCCATAAACAAAATGCGGATGTGCAAGCTCGTTTCCATCACCAAGTGGATGCCTTCACTATTCCAGTCGGGGTATTATCAGCTCGCGAATTAGAAACTACTAGAGTACCTATGAATAAACGTCGCCCACATAGCATGGTCATCACCGCCCGTGTATCACCAGAAAAACAAATCGATAAAATCATCACTGCTATGGGAATGGCGAAAAAACAAGTTCCCGACATTAATTTAAATGTATATGGATATGTAGATCACTCCAATAATGATGCTGCTATAAAGCGTATCAACGCAGCCATTAAAAAATATGATTTACAAGATGCCGTTACTTTACATGACTACACTTTAGACGTGCCTAGCGTACAGGCTAATGCACAAGTCTATCCCCTAGCTTCCGTTATGGAAGGCTTTAACTTAGCACTCATGGAAGCTCAATCTAACGGTGACGTCGGCATTACTTTCGATACTAACTACGGTCCTAACGAATTAATCGTAGACCAAGAAAATGGTTACGTAGTGAAATACGATGACACCGAAGCTTTATCTAAGAAAATGGTCGAATTATTTACCCACGACGACTTATTACAAGCTATGTCCGATAAAGCTTATGAACTATCACAACGTTATTCTTCTAAACAAGTTTGGCAAAAATGGCAACAACTTACTAACCGCGCCAACCAAGTTTGGCAAGATAAATTAAAAACCTATCGCGTCGATATTACTGACGGCTTAGAAGATATGGAACATGCACAGGAGGAGCATTAA